The Geoglobus acetivorans genome window below encodes:
- the rlmB gene encoding 23S rRNA (guanosine(2251)-2'-O)-methyltransferase RlmB, translated as MRVSGINSVSEALNVGKVNKIYFNPDFRSERLKRLINTAKKAGVPVYAVNNIENKIVAEVSPIKYKDVDYVAEKAVRQGGFLLLLDSVQDPQNLGAVIRNAVFFGCSGVVIPKRRSAQINETVVKVSAGAVFHADIARVANLANTIKNLKKLGFHTVGAEIGGEKIENAFMDPPLAIVVGGEDRGLSNPVKKQCDEIVEIPGYGNVGSLNLSSASAVLMYEFRRRLK; from the coding sequence ATGCGTGTTTCGGGGATAAACAGCGTTTCAGAGGCCCTGAATGTGGGGAAGGTCAACAAAATTTATTTCAATCCTGATTTCAGATCCGAAAGGCTCAAAAGGCTGATTAATACGGCAAAAAAAGCAGGAGTTCCTGTTTACGCCGTTAATAATATCGAAAATAAAATTGTGGCGGAGGTATCTCCGATAAAATACAAGGACGTCGATTATGTGGCTGAGAAGGCAGTCAGGCAGGGCGGCTTTCTACTGCTGCTGGACTCTGTTCAGGACCCGCAGAATCTTGGGGCAGTCATACGAAATGCGGTGTTTTTCGGATGCTCCGGTGTGGTCATCCCCAAAAGACGGAGTGCGCAGATAAACGAGACTGTGGTGAAAGTTTCCGCCGGGGCAGTGTTCCACGCTGACATTGCAAGGGTTGCAAACCTCGCCAACACAATCAAAAACCTGAAAAAACTTGGATTTCATACTGTGGGTGCTGAAATCGGTGGCGAGAAAATTGAAAATGCTTTTATGGATCCACCACTGGCAATTGTTGTTGGAGGTGAGGACAGGGGACTTTCGAACCCTGTTAAAAAGCAGTGTGATGAAATCGTTGAAATACCGGGATACGGAAATGTGGGAAGTCTGAACCTCTCATCTGCATCTGCAGTACTCATGTATGAGTTCAGGAGGAGGTTGAAATGA
- a CDS encoding NUDIX domain-containing protein encodes MRRYPERPLVGVGAVVIRDGKILLVKRANEPNKGKWSVPGGLVRKGERLEEALEREIWEELGVGVVIKDVACVTDEIILDEKGNVEYHYVIVDFFAEITGEPRAMSDAEEVAWIGLDDIESVDVVDFVKKLVAKIEGAVTGTYLR; translated from the coding sequence ATGAGACGTTATCCTGAGCGACCGCTGGTTGGAGTTGGGGCCGTGGTTATCAGGGACGGAAAAATACTCCTCGTTAAGAGGGCGAACGAGCCGAATAAGGGCAAGTGGTCCGTGCCGGGCGGTCTTGTGAGGAAGGGCGAAAGGCTTGAAGAAGCCCTTGAGAGGGAGATATGGGAGGAGCTTGGTGTGGGTGTGGTTATTAAGGACGTTGCCTGTGTTACGGATGAAATCATACTCGACGAAAAGGGAAATGTGGAGTATCACTACGTCATAGTGGATTTCTTTGCCGAAATAACCGGGGAACCCAGAGCCATGAGTGATGCCGAGGAAGTTGCCTGGATCGGGCTTGACGATATTGAAAGCGTTGATGTGGTTGACTTTGTCAAAAAACTTGTGGCAAAAATTGAAGGGGCTGTAACCGGGACGTATTTGAGATAG
- a CDS encoding phospholipase D-like domain-containing protein — MVVVKSLRNMDWIILAAVILAMLAFPVKGQNITVDAKITYKMISVDLVEDEFTLKFKNTNENQVEVLNFVLTIPESDMAKVVEVNEKPSGYYKLTRTTDENGRRYAVIKIEKTLRPFEEYQITIKRELRNALEALGENTYSFGTYEFPSYFRGFGYNVERFRIFLDFPDSLFSNYNILTVSSNSKFYYKSLNRIDGIDWDFINPPDQISVYVTFEKVPNFYLLNIMGAFLTVLAFTGLLYYNLRIEKRLKKHDIVKNPPWSGELLSKMKEMIRNAEKEILITSPHIYYTDWLTAELQPLMGKGVKFRIVTWPSYRRDVYKNIEDVQEDRKQFFTLKRFLEMFPPGSVKLNDNIHAKMVIVDEREVLVTTANLSQTGLYENYEIGFYAENPALAKKAKEFFEAVWESEDSISLDHDTIDPKVAWALIMDIKSRREVEK; from the coding sequence GTGGTAGTGGTGAAATCTCTCCGGAACATGGACTGGATTATCCTCGCCGCGGTTATTCTGGCCATGCTTGCATTTCCTGTTAAGGGCCAGAATATAACGGTGGATGCGAAAATAACCTACAAGATGATTTCAGTTGACCTTGTTGAGGACGAGTTCACTTTAAAGTTCAAGAACACAAATGAAAATCAGGTGGAGGTGCTGAATTTCGTCCTGACCATTCCCGAATCGGACATGGCCAAGGTTGTCGAGGTTAACGAGAAACCCTCTGGTTATTACAAGCTCACCCGCACTACGGATGAGAATGGGAGGAGGTATGCGGTCATAAAGATAGAAAAAACGCTGAGACCTTTTGAGGAGTACCAGATTACAATAAAGAGGGAGCTGAGAAACGCACTGGAAGCTCTGGGCGAAAACACGTACTCTTTCGGAACCTACGAATTTCCGTCGTATTTCAGGGGATTCGGGTACAATGTTGAGAGGTTCAGGATATTTCTTGACTTTCCCGATTCGCTCTTCTCGAATTACAACATTCTGACCGTCTCTTCCAACTCAAAGTTCTATTACAAATCCCTGAACAGGATTGACGGCATTGACTGGGACTTCATAAACCCGCCCGATCAGATAAGCGTCTATGTAACCTTTGAAAAGGTGCCGAATTTTTACCTCCTGAACATAATGGGTGCCTTTCTCACAGTTCTGGCATTCACCGGACTGCTTTACTACAACCTGAGGATTGAAAAAAGGTTGAAGAAGCACGATATTGTTAAGAACCCCCCGTGGAGTGGGGAGTTGCTATCCAAAATGAAGGAAATGATAAGGAATGCTGAGAAGGAAATTCTGATCACCTCTCCGCACATCTACTACACTGACTGGCTCACTGCAGAACTCCAGCCCCTGATGGGGAAGGGTGTGAAGTTCAGAATTGTGACCTGGCCCAGCTACAGGAGAGACGTTTACAAAAACATTGAGGATGTTCAGGAGGACAGGAAACAGTTTTTCACACTGAAGAGGTTCCTTGAGATGTTCCCTCCGGGAAGTGTCAAGCTCAACGACAACATTCACGCAAAAATGGTGATTGTTGACGAGAGAGAGGTCCTTGTTACGACCGCCAACCTGTCCCAGACAGGACTCTATGAGAACTATGAAATAGGTTTTTATGCCGAAAACCCGGCACTGGCAAAGAAGGCCAAGGAATTTTTCGAGGCCGTGTGGGAGTCTGAGGACTCGATATCTCTCGATCATGATACCATCGACCCCAAGGTTGCCTGGGCCCTGATCATGGACATAAAAAGCAGGAGGGAGGTGGAAAAATGA
- a CDS encoding transglutaminase domain-containing protein, which yields MKSQAMAVAVILGIVILGSFLRSLDFSNTGLPGLIGEGVFTSSGPENQYPVSQDEVSVANTNNPVCMPIFTISGLDAEHTHLRTGVSSEYRGGRWIMEDLSYSDSQGVELGKIFSVTPLATLQTVPVPKDTVSISLPSGYNRSAGVFNVEGNVTRFYGVYVSDLKTYENAALAKIDLDQEEFARIKSLAEEITKNATDDYEKARLIEEYLKSSYEYSPYFNDSGDMIYDFLFVEKKGICVHFASAFVALATAVDLPARAVFGYLAKPASGEQVVYSCQAHMWAEVRIGDRWIEFDPTPPYRLRIPTETSITSWSSEIIAGQPLNVTGTVKLMDGRAVESGYVEIYLKKDKNSSSGELIGISRITNGSFSLSKVVNETGRFSIVAHYTGSLLYSDSWSDPEVVVYEKTEILINLNDPVPTEFLLKGSVTCSASQNESQVIIYVDGVEKTILTEKNGSFSIPVKLPEGEHEIRVLFPRQGLCAEASLEKHVRAGTLKIVAEPPEITAGEGNTVAIHVNFNEEPYEGLIEVNGEVYRINGTLNLTLKPESPGPYTLNFRAGGLETSVTLSAKARTIIKAEEKNGYLEIRVSDSFGSRLNGTVFVNDVPVELRNGVAVAEKTDGRAKIKYPGDRYHFPAEIEYSQANVFMYLIPPVLLAPAIYVYYYRFHPRLEVKLEKEYPELPDIWGVGEEIEVSVRSNLPYTITSDSRILSNRIAFDSPGPKEITVSAIKDGRVRKKTKVAVLIVEDYGKGVEEVYRMFENEIRRKGVDPENLTAREIMILVKSEKREKFLRLFELYEYAGKRQYSRQEFVEAFEIYTELRRSLK from the coding sequence GTGAAGAGTCAGGCAATGGCAGTTGCAGTGATACTGGGGATTGTGATTCTCGGATCGTTTCTGAGATCACTGGACTTCAGCAACACGGGTTTACCAGGCCTCATTGGGGAAGGAGTGTTCACATCCAGCGGTCCGGAGAACCAGTATCCCGTCAGTCAGGACGAGGTGAGCGTAGCAAACACAAACAACCCGGTCTGCATGCCCATTTTCACCATCTCAGGGCTGGACGCAGAACACACACATCTCAGAACGGGTGTCAGCTCGGAATACAGGGGCGGCAGGTGGATCATGGAGGATCTAAGTTATTCCGACAGTCAGGGGGTGGAACTGGGTAAAATCTTTTCAGTAACTCCTCTCGCAACCCTGCAAACAGTCCCTGTGCCGAAAGACACGGTATCGATTTCGCTCCCGTCAGGATACAACAGATCGGCAGGGGTCTTCAACGTGGAGGGCAACGTAACCAGATTTTACGGAGTATACGTTTCAGACCTGAAAACATACGAGAATGCTGCACTCGCAAAGATTGATCTCGATCAGGAAGAATTTGCGAGAATAAAAAGTCTTGCCGAGGAAATCACAAAAAATGCCACAGACGATTATGAAAAAGCCAGATTGATTGAGGAATATCTGAAATCCTCTTACGAGTATTCTCCTTACTTCAACGACAGCGGTGACATGATTTACGATTTTCTATTCGTTGAAAAAAAGGGAATATGCGTTCACTTTGCCTCAGCATTTGTGGCTCTTGCAACCGCAGTTGATCTGCCCGCAAGGGCAGTTTTTGGATACCTCGCAAAGCCAGCATCCGGCGAACAGGTCGTTTATTCCTGCCAGGCACACATGTGGGCTGAAGTCAGGATAGGAGACAGGTGGATTGAGTTTGACCCGACGCCACCCTACAGGCTGAGAATCCCCACAGAGACTTCAATCACATCATGGAGCAGCGAAATCATAGCTGGTCAGCCTTTAAACGTAACCGGGACTGTGAAGCTGATGGATGGTAGAGCCGTTGAAAGCGGGTATGTGGAGATTTATCTGAAGAAAGACAAGAACTCGAGTTCCGGAGAACTTATCGGCATTTCCCGCATCACCAATGGTAGCTTCAGCCTTTCGAAGGTGGTCAACGAGACCGGCAGGTTCAGCATAGTTGCCCACTATACAGGCAGTCTCCTCTACTCTGACTCCTGGAGCGATCCTGAAGTTGTTGTTTACGAAAAAACCGAAATATTGATCAATCTGAACGATCCTGTCCCGACAGAGTTTCTGCTGAAAGGCAGCGTAACGTGCAGTGCGAGCCAGAACGAAAGCCAGGTGATAATCTATGTAGACGGGGTCGAAAAAACCATTTTAACTGAAAAGAACGGTTCGTTTTCGATCCCCGTCAAATTACCGGAAGGTGAACACGAAATAAGAGTTTTGTTCCCCCGACAGGGCTTGTGTGCTGAAGCCAGCCTGGAAAAACACGTTCGTGCAGGCACTCTGAAAATTGTGGCCGAACCTCCAGAAATCACTGCGGGAGAGGGCAACACGGTAGCCATCCACGTTAACTTTAACGAGGAGCCTTACGAGGGGCTAATTGAGGTAAACGGTGAGGTCTACAGAATTAACGGAACGCTGAATCTCACTCTGAAACCCGAATCTCCCGGGCCATACACGCTCAATTTCAGGGCTGGTGGGCTTGAAACCAGCGTTACGCTATCTGCCAAGGCCAGAACTATCATCAAGGCAGAGGAAAAAAACGGTTATCTTGAGATAAGGGTTTCGGATTCGTTTGGCAGCAGACTCAACGGCACCGTATTTGTCAACGACGTGCCCGTTGAACTCAGAAACGGTGTTGCTGTTGCTGAGAAAACAGACGGAAGGGCAAAAATAAAGTATCCCGGAGACCGGTATCACTTTCCGGCGGAAATCGAGTATTCGCAGGCAAATGTGTTCATGTACCTGATTCCACCAGTTTTGCTGGCTCCTGCCATTTACGTTTACTATTACCGCTTCCATCCGAGACTTGAGGTGAAGCTGGAAAAGGAGTATCCCGAACTTCCTGATATATGGGGAGTTGGTGAAGAGATAGAAGTCTCTGTCAGATCAAACCTTCCATATACCATAACCTCCGATAGCCGAATCCTGAGTAACAGGATTGCCTTCGATTCACCGGGGCCGAAGGAGATTACCGTCAGCGCAATTAAAGACGGAAGAGTGAGGAAAAAAACGAAAGTTGCAGTCCTGATAGTGGAAGATTACGGTAAAGGTGTTGAAGAGGTTTACAGAATGTTCGAAAACGAGATACGAAGGAAAGGTGTCGATCCCGAAAATTTAACGGCGAGAGAGATCATGATACTTGTAAAATCTGAAAAAAGAGAGAAGTTTCTCAGACTGTTTGAACTCTACGAATATGCCGGAAAAAGGCAGTATTCAAGGCAGGAGTTTGTTGAGGCGTTTGAGATCTATACTGAACTGAGGAGGAGTTTGAAATGA
- a CDS encoding molybdopterin-binding protein — protein sequence MKFAILVVGNEILSGEVQESNANYIAKKLTMMGHRVERIVTVPDRVEDIAEELKRLLRYDFVFVTGGLGATHDDVTAEGIARAIERRLIHSDEVERFVKRWTDKREVINKVSQVPMGAEIIENSVGVVPAFVIDKVAALPGVPNEMRDTFGKIVKRFSKEDYHVDYLRIDGYEENIVNQLHKVVEKFPEVEIGSYPKPGYVLVKFSGRDPSKVAEAKKYLESLL from the coding sequence ATGAAATTTGCCATCTTGGTCGTTGGAAATGAAATACTGAGTGGAGAGGTTCAGGAAAGTAACGCAAATTACATTGCCAAAAAGCTCACCATGATGGGGCACAGGGTTGAGAGAATAGTTACGGTTCCGGACAGGGTCGAGGATATTGCTGAAGAGCTGAAAAGGTTGCTCAGATACGATTTTGTCTTCGTAACCGGAGGTCTCGGAGCCACGCACGACGACGTTACCGCCGAAGGGATTGCGAGGGCAATCGAGAGAAGGCTCATTCACAGCGATGAGGTGGAGAGATTCGTGAAAAGATGGACGGACAAGAGAGAGGTCATAAACAAGGTCTCTCAGGTACCGATGGGTGCAGAGATAATAGAGAACAGTGTTGGTGTTGTTCCGGCATTTGTGATTGACAAGGTTGCCGCACTGCCCGGTGTGCCAAACGAGATGAGGGATACGTTCGGAAAGATCGTCAAGAGGTTCTCCAAGGAGGATTATCATGTAGATTACCTGAGAATCGATGGGTACGAGGAGAACATAGTGAACCAGCTCCATAAAGTCGTTGAAAAGTTCCCCGAAGTTGAGATAGGGTCGTATCCAAAACCAGGATACGTGCTTGTAAAGTTCTCAGGAAGGGATCCATCAAAGGTTGCAGAGGCAAAGAAATATCTTGAGAGCCTGCTATGA
- a CDS encoding AAA family ATPase, with the protein METEVFVKKSEEILEVVSEYFVGKKDVIRRVLAAALSNGNVLFEDFPGLGKTLLAKVFARAIGADYRRIQFTPDLLPSDITGTKILRDGRFVLQRGPIFTHVLLADEINRSPPKTQSALLEAMEERQVTIEGETLRLPEPFFVLATQNPVEQEGTYPLPEAQIDRFLIRLKPGYPESVDDEMEILRRRISWKMDDPIELVKPAVSLQEFREMQMMTENVFVDEKILKYISEIVRATRSHEMVEIGSSPRGGLALLKMARSLALMDGRNYVIPDDVKSVAVDCLAHRIMLKIEYEIEGENQERIVEDVLNSVKVPKGE; encoded by the coding sequence ATGGAGACTGAAGTCTTTGTTAAAAAGTCTGAAGAGATTCTGGAAGTCGTTTCAGAATATTTTGTGGGAAAGAAAGACGTGATAAGGAGAGTTCTTGCAGCAGCACTTTCAAACGGGAATGTTCTTTTCGAAGATTTTCCGGGACTCGGAAAGACTCTCCTTGCAAAGGTTTTCGCCAGAGCCATCGGAGCGGACTACAGGAGAATCCAGTTCACTCCAGATTTGCTCCCCTCAGACATTACCGGAACCAAGATACTGAGAGACGGGAGATTTGTGCTGCAAAGGGGGCCAATATTCACACATGTTCTGCTTGCCGACGAGATCAACAGAAGTCCACCAAAAACACAGTCAGCTCTGCTTGAGGCAATGGAGGAGAGGCAGGTTACAATAGAGGGTGAGACATTGAGGCTGCCCGAACCATTTTTTGTTCTTGCAACCCAGAACCCCGTGGAACAGGAAGGTACCTACCCGCTGCCCGAAGCACAGATTGACAGATTTCTGATCAGGCTGAAGCCTGGATATCCCGAAAGTGTCGATGACGAAATGGAAATTCTCAGAAGGAGGATTTCATGGAAGATGGATGATCCGATTGAGCTTGTAAAGCCCGCAGTGAGTTTGCAGGAATTCAGAGAGATGCAGATGATGACTGAAAACGTTTTTGTAGATGAGAAAATACTTAAATATATATCCGAAATCGTCAGAGCAACCAGGAGTCACGAAATGGTAGAGATTGGATCGAGTCCGAGAGGAGGTCTCGCTCTGCTGAAAATGGCAAGGTCTCTGGCACTGATGGATGGCAGGAACTATGTAATTCCGGATGACGTTAAGAGCGTTGCAGTTGACTGCCTTGCCCACAGAATAATGCTTAAAATAGAATACGAAATAGAGGGAGAAAATCAGGAGAGGATCGTGGAGGATGTGCTTAACAGTGTGAAGGTTCCAAAAGGTGAATGA
- a CDS encoding methionine synthase translates to MIFDEIGSFPLPEGISRDWVEENLHSREYAEMVRRAFLMKVNAGVDVPTYPQFRDMNRMFLDLIKNPEYQEDVYLIEKEFARIREVEALMEMEVEGLRVCITGPFELYYREFGSVIYDDVLEKISISVGRFVDNLDEAVVRCISLDEPSLGTNPELQPTEDQLEIAYENISFGGDVQIHLHSPLYYTKILGIESINVVGIESAKDERAMEFVDREELESAGKYVRVGIARSDIDGIVAEYNARTGSNAWKDRDEILKAIDTIESPEVIKERILKAQKLFDDRLKYIGPDCGLFSFPSQEHAVKLLENINKARRSL, encoded by the coding sequence ATGATCTTCGACGAAATCGGAAGCTTTCCTCTCCCCGAGGGGATATCCCGAGACTGGGTTGAGGAAAACCTTCATTCCAGAGAGTATGCCGAGATGGTGAGGAGAGCATTTCTGATGAAGGTTAACGCCGGCGTTGACGTTCCCACATACCCCCAGTTCAGGGATATGAATCGGATGTTTCTCGATTTAATCAAGAATCCCGAGTATCAGGAGGACGTGTATCTGATCGAAAAGGAGTTTGCGAGGATAAGAGAGGTCGAGGCCTTAATGGAAATGGAAGTTGAGGGGCTGAGAGTCTGCATAACCGGACCGTTTGAGCTGTACTATCGAGAGTTCGGCTCTGTAATCTACGATGATGTTCTCGAAAAAATTTCCATTTCAGTGGGTAGATTTGTGGATAACCTTGATGAGGCTGTGGTGAGGTGCATAAGCCTCGATGAACCGAGTCTCGGAACAAATCCAGAACTGCAGCCAACCGAGGACCAGCTTGAAATTGCGTATGAAAACATAAGTTTCGGTGGAGACGTTCAGATACATCTTCACTCACCGCTCTACTATACCAAAATTCTGGGTATCGAGTCCATAAACGTGGTTGGTATTGAATCAGCAAAAGATGAGAGGGCGATGGAATTCGTCGATAGGGAGGAGCTTGAATCCGCCGGCAAGTATGTACGTGTTGGCATTGCGAGAAGTGACATTGACGGTATTGTTGCAGAATACAATGCGAGGACTGGGAGCAATGCCTGGAAGGACAGAGATGAGATACTGAAGGCGATTGATACCATCGAAAGCCCTGAGGTCATAAAGGAGCGAATCCTCAAAGCTCAGAAGCTCTTTGACGACAGACTGAAGTATATCGGACCGGACTGTGGACTTTTCAGCTTTCCGTCCCAGGAGCATGCCGTTAAGCTCCTTGAAAATATAAACAAGGCGAGAAGATCACTATGA
- a CDS encoding phosphotransacetylase, which produces MIHLHPFIREKLGRRKRVAVGLYRFDSTSEERILNAVDLASEFADVVVVDEGEETERKLIEMLERERVYSAVRGTARASSLLRLLRKSFSPVRVAVLEDADGNLFLLSPVGVDEGESVREKVMLAGFSRELAEKLGLNAGVAVLAGGRYGDLGRSERVDRTLAEAELVAKLVGGRNYEIKLEEAVREGVVIAPDGISGNLIFRSLCYLGGGKEYGAVYFNIPYRLVDTSRGQTSEGFARAIALASVI; this is translated from the coding sequence ATGATTCACCTTCACCCTTTTATCAGGGAGAAACTGGGCAGGAGAAAGAGGGTGGCTGTAGGGCTTTACCGATTTGACAGCACAAGCGAGGAGAGAATCCTGAATGCGGTTGATCTTGCATCTGAATTTGCAGATGTTGTTGTGGTGGATGAGGGCGAGGAGACGGAAAGGAAGCTGATCGAAATGCTCGAGAGGGAAAGAGTCTATTCTGCTGTCAGGGGAACTGCAAGAGCATCCTCTCTTCTGAGACTGCTCAGGAAAAGTTTCAGTCCCGTGAGGGTGGCGGTTCTTGAAGATGCTGACGGAAATCTCTTTCTGCTATCTCCTGTGGGTGTTGATGAGGGGGAAAGCGTTCGGGAAAAAGTGATGCTGGCCGGTTTTTCAAGAGAACTTGCAGAAAAGCTCGGACTGAATGCTGGCGTGGCGGTTCTTGCAGGTGGGAGGTACGGAGACCTGGGCAGGAGTGAGCGAGTTGATCGAACTCTTGCTGAAGCTGAACTGGTTGCAAAACTGGTGGGTGGCAGGAATTACGAAATAAAACTGGAGGAGGCTGTGAGAGAAGGAGTGGTTATAGCACCTGATGGCATTTCCGGAAACCTGATTTTCAGGAGCCTCTGCTATCTTGGCGGCGGAAAGGAATACGGTGCGGTGTACTTCAACATTCCGTACCGGCTGGTGGATACGAGCAGAGGTCAGACTTCTGAGGGGTTTGCCAGAGCAATAGCCCTTGCGTCGGTGATTTAA
- a CDS encoding DUF58 domain-containing protein, producing MQTIEKKLMESLIAVVLLSVLIISDKILYLAIIPAIFFLFPARMLVRVENFHLTSPVYVGDEFHVRADFTVIGFGYVRIKYDVEDLSENHSDPVTGGFVPFFRKFNLTFKGKVTRRGLRNFGKFSLVFENPFLVNRREDVIDLRKFVEIKVRVKKIRKIGTRRVKTKNSIPDIDRSKIGVPGTDFREVRLYHPGDPVKFINWKATARKGEVLVNDFEVEGKRTIWLLINTTEDTYSDSTYLDSALTLAASLAYFYTKRGHKVALTLTGSGKTVYPDYGRKQFTRILKELSNAGFSGKSVLNTFSETKKLMLYYQPHIIYITSPFDGLEIRRELIRAGLAFRIVMCRGRQPENEIAGLIMGCITKEKIKSGAEPENRLVVV from the coding sequence ATGCAGACCATCGAGAAAAAACTCATGGAGTCTCTGATCGCAGTGGTGCTTCTATCAGTCCTCATAATATCCGACAAGATACTCTACCTCGCAATAATACCTGCAATATTTTTCCTGTTTCCCGCCAGGATGCTCGTAAGGGTGGAGAATTTTCATTTAACAAGTCCAGTTTACGTTGGTGATGAGTTCCACGTGCGGGCGGATTTCACAGTCATTGGATTCGGATACGTGAGGATAAAATACGATGTGGAAGATTTGAGTGAAAACCACTCTGATCCCGTCACAGGAGGATTTGTCCCGTTTTTCAGAAAATTCAATTTAACCTTCAAGGGGAAGGTTACCAGAAGAGGGTTGAGAAACTTCGGAAAATTCAGCTTAGTTTTCGAAAATCCGTTTTTGGTCAATCGAAGAGAAGATGTTATCGATCTCAGAAAATTTGTCGAAATCAAGGTCAGAGTTAAGAAAATCAGGAAAATTGGAACCAGAAGAGTGAAAACGAAAAACAGCATACCGGACATAGACAGATCGAAGATAGGTGTCCCAGGTACTGATTTCAGAGAGGTCAGGCTATACCATCCTGGAGACCCTGTAAAATTCATCAACTGGAAGGCTACGGCAAGAAAGGGTGAGGTTCTCGTCAATGACTTCGAGGTGGAGGGTAAAAGAACGATCTGGCTTCTGATAAACACAACAGAAGACACATACTCCGACAGCACATACCTGGACAGCGCCCTAACACTCGCCGCCTCACTGGCATACTTCTACACGAAAAGAGGACACAAGGTCGCTCTGACCCTGACCGGTTCTGGAAAAACCGTTTATCCAGATTACGGAAGAAAACAGTTTACGAGAATTCTCAAAGAACTCAGCAATGCCGGGTTTTCAGGAAAATCTGTATTAAATACATTCTCCGAGACAAAAAAGCTGATGCTGTATTACCAGCCGCACATCATTTACATCACATCACCATTCGATGGCCTGGAAATCAGAAGGGAGCTGATCAGGGCAGGGCTTGCATTCAGGATTGTAATGTGTCGGGGCAGACAGCCTGAAAACGAGATTGCCGGACTGATCATGGGCTGCATTACGAAAGAAAAAATCAAATCAGGTGCTGAGCCAGAGAACAGGCTGGTGGTGGTATGA
- a CDS encoding NAAT family transporter yields the protein MTDYFAFFITAFTTLFIIIDPPGNIPTFMALTEGMDARLVKRISEKATLIGAVILIIFVFAGWAVMEFFSISIEALKIAGGLMMFIISVDILFGRKSREIYEEKGKSSADIDSIAVFPLALPLYSGPGAITAVVVLSSGVDLVGKMLVVLAVILVYVIVRLTHVYSLLLMRVLGRSGSDIIARVMAILLAAISVEYILDGIISKVSGL from the coding sequence ATGACGGACTACTTTGCGTTTTTCATAACGGCTTTTACCACGCTCTTCATCATAATCGACCCGCCCGGAAACATCCCCACATTCATGGCTCTGACGGAGGGCATGGATGCGAGGCTTGTGAAAAGAATATCCGAGAAGGCAACGCTCATCGGTGCGGTCATCCTCATAATATTCGTTTTTGCCGGCTGGGCAGTAATGGAGTTTTTCTCAATTTCGATCGAGGCTCTGAAAATAGCCGGCGGTTTGATGATGTTCATAATCTCGGTTGACATTCTCTTCGGAAGAAAGTCGAGAGAAATTTACGAGGAGAAGGGGAAGAGCAGTGCTGATATAGACTCTATTGCGGTGTTCCCGCTTGCACTTCCACTCTACAGTGGTCCGGGGGCGATTACAGCAGTTGTTGTTCTCTCTTCCGGTGTTGACCTAGTTGGCAAAATGCTGGTGGTTCTTGCGGTGATACTTGTTTATGTCATAGTCAGACTCACGCATGTCTATTCCCTCCTCCTGATGAGAGTTCTCGGCAGGAGCGGTTCGGACATAATTGCGAGAGTCATGGCAATACTTCTTGCCGCAATCAGCGTTGAGTACATTCTTGACGGCATTATAAGCAAGGTGAGCGGGTTATGA
- a CDS encoding EamA family transporter: MNGIVYAIMAAVLWGFVPILDKLGISEGMSIYTATLIRSIGAVIVMSLVLAASGEFKAQELNAKSVSLLFAAGAIAGGIAMIVYFTAIQKIGVSKTIPVTSVYPLFTVIFSAMLLKESFNFQNVILGTMLIVAGLILIQR, encoded by the coding sequence ATGAACGGAATCGTTTATGCCATCATGGCAGCAGTTCTCTGGGGTTTTGTGCCGATACTGGACAAGCTCGGCATATCTGAAGGGATGTCGATTTACACTGCAACTCTGATCAGGTCGATCGGTGCTGTTATTGTCATGTCTCTCGTTCTCGCAGCATCGGGAGAGTTCAAAGCGCAGGAGTTGAACGCCAAGAGTGTTTCACTGCTTTTCGCAGCGGGAGCGATAGCTGGAGGCATTGCAATGATTGTGTACTTCACAGCAATTCAGAAGATTGGTGTTTCTAAGACCATTCCGGTAACTTCTGTTTACCCGCTTTTCACCGTAATTTTTTCGGCAATGCTCCTGAAAGAGAGCTTCAATTTTCAGAACGTGATTCTCGGAACCATGCTGATTGTTGCAGGCCTGATTCTGATTCAGAGGTGA